A window of Cryptomeria japonica chromosome 3, Sugi_1.0, whole genome shotgun sequence contains these coding sequences:
- the LOC131047134 gene encoding F-box/kelch-repeat protein At1g80440 — MGSLFPGLPDEVGWECLLRVELNSHHNLRGVCKRWNDVLKNPHFYQERKRLKISEQRICMVVQDTEGIRDRVAVYDLEKNSCKCLPRIPAQIKGMCHCYFLKQKLVLITDSIKGSERSCVWLYDFACSKWRQGAQMPRRLYSFASAADEHRGLIYVGGGYERGHRHHRATVYNVEEDNWDFLPYKKTSGSIGAFANGKFYVMGSSGIFKVFNSYMRSWTALENRVNRSHHCFVSAFGRFYGLSVNGLFEYDFSPDKLNVVGTFSMKNMGWFIHFAVVFSNKLFVRKLDSKLNQGFYMLEPPSETGGTFKLIEVERPLDLQGSAVCATTLDL, encoded by the coding sequence ATGGGATCTCTGTTTCCTGGTCTTCCAGATGAAGTTGGGTGGGAATGCCTTTTGAGGGTGGAGTTGAACTCTCATCACAACCTCAGGGGTGTCTGTAAAAGATGGAACGACGTATTGAAAAACCCCCACTTTTATCAAGAAAGAAAAAGATTGAAGATTTCCGAACAACGGATTTGTATGGTGGTCCAGGACACAGAGGGCATTCGCGACAGAGTAGCGGTATACGACCTGGAGAAGAACTCGTGCAAATGTCTACCGCGCATTCCTGCACAAATTAAGGGTATGTGTCACTGCTATTTCTTGAAACAAAAACTGGTTTTGATCACGGATTCGATTAAAGGCTCTGAAAGAAGTTGTGTGTGGTTGTACGATTTTGCTTGTTCGAAATGGCGACAAGGTGCCCAAATGCCAAGAAGGCTGTATAGTTTTGCCTCCGCTGCGGATGAGCATAGGGGACTGATTTATGTTGGTGGAGGGTATGAAAGGGGTCACCGCCACCATAGGGCTACAGTTTACAATGTGGAGGAGGACAATTGGGATTTTCTACCCTACAAGAAGACCTCCGGCTCTATTGGCGCTTTTGCTAATGGCAAGTTTTATGTAATGGGATCATCTGGCATCTTTAAGGTTTTTAATTCTTACATGAGAAGCTGGACAGCTCTGGAGAATAGAGTCAACCGTAGCCATCACTGTTTCGTAAGTGCATTTGGGCGCTTTTATGGCTTGAGTGTTAATGGATTGTTTGAATATGACTTTAGCCCAGATAAGCTGAACGTTGTAGGGACTTTTTCAATGAAGAATATGGGCTGGTTCATTCACTTTGCTGTAGTGTTTAGCAATAAACTCTTTGTGCGCAAATTGGATTCCAAGCTTAACCAAGGTTTTTATATGCTTGAACCTCCAAGTGAGACAGGAGGAACATTTAAGTTGATTGAAGTTGAGAGACCATTGGACCTCCAGGGTTCTGCTGTGTGTGCTACTACTCTCGATCTTTGA